AGTGGCGAGACGGCGAGGTTGATCGATGCCGGTTCCAGCGGCAGTCGCTCAAATGGGGCCGACATGAAGGTATCGCCAGCTTTTGCGAAGGTCGGGTCTGTCTCGATCCGCGAGATGTGTCCGATCTTTCCGGTTCGTTGCAGAGCCTCTGCGACGATGCCGGTGTAGCCGTGGATCTCAACGGCTTCGTCAAAGCGGCGCTCGATGACGCCGAGCCTTTCCGACAACTCGTCGGCGGCCAGCTTCAATAGAAAATCAGCCGGTGCTGTTGCCGCGTTAAGCGTGCGTAGCCGATTTTGCTCAACCAGGGCTTGATCAAAGATCGCTTCCAATGAACACTTCCCGTGTTTCAGGCTGCGGCCGATGCGCAGCGGCAAGTCTTGCTGTGCAAAGGCGCCATGGAAATGGGATTGTCAATCGCATGACGCAAACCGGACTTGGCAAATTTCGTAGAATTGTCCTGCAAGGTGGCCGGAGTGTTGCGGCTGTGGCGATCGATTTCATCTATCCGCCGACCTGCCCCGGTTGCCAGGTGCTGCTTGGCAGGCATGCCGGGATTTGTGCGCGCTGCTGGTCGTACCTCCGCTTCATCGAGCGGCCGTATTGCGAAGTGCTTGGCGTTCCCTTCTCCCACGATCTTGGGGCAGGTATCCTGAGTGCCGATGCGATCGCCGATCCGCCTCCCTTTGCCCGCCTTCGATCGGCCGTGCTGCATGACGGGCTTGCACGTACGCTGGTTCATAACCTGAAATATCGCGACCGCACCGATCTGGCCCCGATGATGGCGGCCTGGATGGTAAGAGCAGCCGACGGAGAGATCGAGGCCTGCGAGGTGATCGTACCGGTGCCGCTGCACCGCTACAGGCTGTTTGCGCGCAAATTCAATCAGTCGGCCGAGCTTGCACGGGCGATTGCGCGGCAAACAGGAAAGCCGCTCGTTCTCGGCGCGCTGCAGCGAACGCGACGTACCAAGCGGCAGATTGGCCTTAGCGCGGCGGCGCGGCAGGAAAACGTACAAGGCGCCTTTTCGGTTAGTCAAAATGGCAAGACGGCACTTTTCGGAAAGCGCGTACTCCTGATCGATGACGTCTACACGACCGGAGCGACCGTATCTGCGGCAACGCGGGCACTGAAGCGCGGGGGCGGTGCGGCAGAGGTCAGCGTTTTGACCTTTGCAAGGGCCCTCGCCGACCATATATGAGAACTGAAACACGGTTACGGAGAAATCGCAGGCATGGCATCGGTCGACATCTACACGCGGCAATTTTGCGGCTACTGCGCCGCTGCCAAGAAGCTCCTCGAAACGAAGGGCGTCGCCTATACGGAGTTTGACGCGACCAATGCGCCGGAAGTCCGTCAGGAGATGATCAATCGGGCGGGCCGCAACACTTTTCCGCAAATATTCATCGACGACGAGCATGTCGGCGGCTGCGACGACCTGCATGCGCTTGAGCGTGCCGGCAAGCTCGACCCGATGCTGGCGGCCTGAAGGAGGCGACGATGTCCGTGAAGAT
The Rhizobium sp. ARZ01 genome window above contains:
- a CDS encoding ComF family protein, with protein sequence MTQTGLGKFRRIVLQGGRSVAAVAIDFIYPPTCPGCQVLLGRHAGICARCWSYLRFIERPYCEVLGVPFSHDLGAGILSADAIADPPPFARLRSAVLHDGLARTLVHNLKYRDRTDLAPMMAAWMVRAADGEIEACEVIVPVPLHRYRLFARKFNQSAELARAIARQTGKPLVLGALQRTRRTKRQIGLSAAARQENVQGAFSVSQNGKTALFGKRVLLIDDVYTTGATVSAATRALKRGGGAAEVSVLTFARALADHI
- the grxC gene encoding glutaredoxin 3, whose protein sequence is MASVDIYTRQFCGYCAAAKKLLETKGVAYTEFDATNAPEVRQEMINRAGRNTFPQIFIDDEHVGGCDDLHALERAGKLDPMLAA